The sequence CGTCGATGTGGAGGAAGCCGAGGGCCGCCCGGGCCTCGGCTGATCCAGCCCGGGAGGAGCGGTCCCCGACGGAGGCCGCTCCACCAGACCTAGTCTCCGTGTCGCAGATCGGTTCGCCGGCACCGGGGCGGCAGCTGCTCACAGCCGCTCTCGGTGCACTGGCTCGTCTGTTCGACGGCACCCGCGACTTCGTCGGGCGCGTGTACCGCAAGGCGGGTCAGGACGACATCTTCTTCCTCGCCGGGGGAATCGCCTTCAACATCGTCCTCGGTGCGGTCCCCTTTCTCCTGCTGCTGATCACCCTCTTCGGTTACGTGCTGCGCACGCAGGTCGCCGATCCGCAGCAGGCGGCGATCGACTACGTCTTCACCATTCTGCCGCCCAGCCCTTCGCTGGAACGGTGGGTACGGGAGCAGATCGGCACCCTGATGGAGGACCTGCCGGGCTTTGGCGTGCTCGGCTCCGTGCTGCTGGTCTGGGTCTCCACCCGCCTGATCGGCTCCCTGCGCAGTGCGCTCCGCAACGTTTTCGACGTGCAGGAGGAACGGGGCATCATCGGGGGGAAGATCTTCGACGCGAAGATGGTGGTCGTGGCGGGGAGCCTCTTCGTGGCGAACACCGTCATCACCGTCCTGCTCGAGGCGGTGCAGACCTACGGGATCGAATTCCTCGGTCTGGGCGAAGGAGGAATCGTGCGCACGCTGCAGGTGCTCACCGCGCAGCTGCTGGCGTATGCGTTCATCTTCCTGATGTTCCTCCTGATCTATCGCTATCTTCCCGCGCGGCGCATCCCCTGGCGCATCTCCCTGGTGTCCGCCCTCTTCAGCTCGGTGGCCTTCGAGCTCCTCAAGTCGGCCTTCGCTTGGTACGTGGCCTATGTCGCGAACTATCGGACCACCTACGGGTACTTTGCATCGCTCGTGGTCCTGATGTTCTGGATCTACTACTCGGCGGTCGTGTTCGTGCTCGGCGGCGAGGTGGGACAGATCTACGAGACGAACCGCATCCGACGTCGTCAGAGAGAGCTGCTCGATTGACCATGATGGGACGATCCCTTCGCCTTGCCGCCCTGGTGGCGGCCCTGAGCGCCCTCCCCGCGGTTGCGTCCGCGCAGGGGCTACCCGGTGCGCCGCTGGCCCTGGCGCACGGGGTCGAGCGGGAGGGAGCGGCCCGCTACCGGGATCCGCCGGTGAACGTGGAGGGGCGGTACGTGGTCATCTCCCTCGACGAGCACCGCCTGTACATGATGGAGGATGAGCGCGTGATCTGGTCGACGCCGGTAGGCACAGGCACCGGCACGCGGCTCGAGGGCGCGGGGCAGAAGTGGGATTTCTCCACCCCGCGGGGGATGTTCCGCGTCCAGTACAAGGAGAAGGAGCCGGTCTGGCGTGTGCCCGTCTGGGCCTTCGTGGAGCGCGGTGAGCCCATCCCGCCCCCCGACTCGCCCAAGTGGAACGAGCCGGGCATGCTGGGCACCACCGCCCTCTACCTCGAGGAAGACATCGCCGTGCACGGCACCAACTTCCCCGAGCTGCTCGGCCAGCCCGTCTCCCACGGCTGCATCCGCATGAGCAACGAGGCGGCGCGGCGGCTGTACCACGAGGCGCCGGTGGGGACGCCGGTGATTATTTACTGAGGCGGGCTTGGCGGGGTGAAGGCTGGGGCCTTGGTTGTGGTTATCCGCTATCCGTTTTCCGCTATCGGTCGGACCGAGGGGCGGGGCTCTCACTTCGAGGCCAGGGCTCGAAGCTCGGCGAGCCCACCGGTTCTACATCCTCAGCTATCCGTGGGAAACGATCAGTTAGGTGTCGGCGTGTCCGCAGATCTCCAAGTTAGCCCACCGGTCCAAACGGATAACGGATAACGATAACCGAGTCACGTATGCCAGCCGACACCGCACGCCCCAACACCCACATCGTCGCCCGCAACCGGCGCGCGCGGCACGAGTACGAGGTCCTCGAGAAGTACGAGGCGGGGATCGTGCTCACGGGCACGGAGGTGAAGTCGCTGCGCGCGGGGAAGGCGAACCTGCAGGATGCCTACGCTCGCTTCGATCGGGGGGAGCTGTGGCTCTACAACCTCCACATCTCTCCCTACGAGCAGGGCAGCCGCTTCAACCACGACCCGCTCCGCCCGCGCAAGCTGCTGCTCCAGAAGCGCGAGCTGCGCAAGCTGGTGGGGCAGGTCGAGCAGCAGGGGCTCACCCTGGTTCCGCTCGACATCTACTTTCGTCGAGGGCTCGCCAAGCTGACTCTGGCCCTGGTCCGCGGTAAGAAGCTGCATGACAAACGGGAAGACCTCCGCCGGCGCGCGGCGGAACGTGAGATGGAGCGTGCGTACAAGGGGTCTTGACCGGTTGCTGGCGGGGCTGCTCGCCGTCCTGGCGAGCCTGCCCCCCGGCGCGGCGCTCGCCCAGGCGGGCGACGAGGCGAAGCCACTGGTGGTGATCGACGCGGGACACGGCGGGGTCGACCCGGGAGCACGCGGGCCGAACGGGACGCGGGAGAAGGACATCACGCTGCGGGTGGCCCGGGCGCTGGCGGAGGAACTGCGGCGCAGCGGCGACTTCGACGTGCGCATGACGCGCACTTCCGACACGCTCATCGCCCTGCGCGATCGCACCCGGATGGCAAACCGCTGGCGCGCGGAGGGCGGCAACGGAGATCGACCCGCGGTCTTCATCTCCATTCACGCCAACGCTCACCGCGATCGCGGTACGCGCGGCTTCGAGACCTACTTCCTGTCCGACGCGAAAACCGCCGACGCCGCGCGCGTGGCCGCCATGGAGAACGCGGCGCAGCAGTACGAGGCGCAGGAAAGCGCCCCCGCCGACGACCTCTCCTTCATCCTCACCGATCTGAGGCAGAACCGCTACGTCCACGAGTCGAGCAGCTGGGCGGAGATGATCCAGCGCCGCCTGTCCGCCATGCACCCGGGTCCGAACCGGGGGGTCAAACAGGCGGGGTTCGTGGTGCTGGACGGGGCCTTCATGCCGGCCGTGCTGGTCGAGCTGGGATTCATCACCAATTCGCGCGAGGAGCGGATGCTCGCCGACCGCGACATCCAGCGGGAGCTCGCTTCTCGTCTGGCGGCGTCCGTCCGAGACTACTTCGATCGGTACCTGGCGATCTCGGGGACCTCGGCGCCCTGAGCCGGGTTCAGCGACGGATCTTTGCCCGCCTCGCGCGGGTACGCAGCGCCTATGAACGCTGACAGCTCCGGTCATTTTCCGTCGGCCGCCGCTCCGCGCGCGGCCGTGCCGATTCTCGCCCTCGACGTGCCGAGCGCGGAGGAGGCCTTTGCGCTGGTCGAGCGCGTTCCGCGCGCGGACTTCGTGAAGGTCGGCCTGCAGCTCTTCACCGCCGAGGGCCCCGCGGTCGTGCGGCAGCTCCGCGCCCGAGGTCGACGGGTCTTCCTCGATCTCAAGCTGCACGACATCCCCAACACGGTGGCGGGCGCGGTGGAGTCCGCGGCAAAGCTCGGGGTGGACCTGCTCACCGTGCACGCCTCGGGGGGTGAGGTGATGCTGCGCGCCGCGGTCGAAGCGGCGGAGCGCGCTCTGGAGCCACCGCAGCTCCTCGCCGTCACGGTGCTGACGTCCTTTTCCGCGGAGGGTCTCGGGCAGGCGTGGGGCAGGGAGGCGCTCGATGTCGAGCGTGAGGTGGTGCGCCTGGCCACGCTGGCGCGCGACGCCGGCATCCCGGGGGTGGTGGCTTCGGTGCGCGAGGTGACCCCCATTCGGGCCGCGCTGGGGCATTCCCTGCGCATCCTCACCCCGGGGATTCGCCTTGCCGGAGACGCCCCGGGGGACCAGACGCGCATCGCCACCCCCGCGGAAGCGGTGCGCCTGGGCTCGGATTACCTGGTGATTGGCCGCACCGTGACCGCCGCTCCCGACCCGGCCGCCGCTTTCGATCGCGTGCTCGCCGAGCTGGAGGGTCTCTCCGTGGAAGCGAGGTCCGGGTGACGCGAACGATGTTGCTGGCGATTCTGCTGAGCCTGGTCGTGGGCGCCGCTCCTGCCTCGGGGCAGGCGCCGGCGCCAATCGAGGACTTCGTGCGCCGGGTGAGCTATCTGTGGGAGGCGAAGGACGTCGACAATCTCGTCGACCTCGTCACCGACAGCGAGCCGGTGGTGCTCGACCGTGGCTCGGGGTCGGAGCGGGTCAACAGTCGGCACGCCGCGGCGGCGCTGCGTGCGCTCTTCTCCGACCTCGAGAGCGTCTCGGTCCGGCCCGTGAAGGCCACCCTCGCGGGCGGGCAGCCGGTGCGTGGCTTTGGCGAGCTCACCTGGGTCTACCGCGCGCGCGGGGCGCCGGGGGAGCAGACCCGGTCGGTCTACGTGGGCACGGTCTGGGACGGGCGCCGCTGGCGCATCAGCGAGCTGCGCCTTCTGCCGTAATCGCTTGACACCGGAGCGAATCCGCCTCTACCATAGCGACCGCCCCGCCCGTTCTGAACGGTCATGCGGGGCGGATTTCTTTGAGGGCACGAATGCGTAGCGGGTCGTCCACAACGCAGCAGCCACACATGCTCCACTTCTTCAATTCGCTGACGCGGCGACGCGAGGAGTTCGTCCCCCTGGAACCCGGGCGGGTGGGGATGTACGTGTGTGGCCCGACCATCTACGCGCCCCCGCACATCGGCAACCTCCGCACTTTCTTCTTCGCCGACATCCTGCACCGGTACCTCGAGTTCCGCGGCTATGAGGTGCGGTTCGTGATGAACCTCACCGATGTGGACGACAAGACGATCGCTGGGGCGGTGCGTGCCGGGGTGTCCCTGCGCGAGCACACCGAGCCGTTCGCGCGCATCCTCTTCGAGAACTTCGACGCACTGGGGATCGCCCGAGCGGACGTCTACCCGCGCGCGACGGAGTACGTGCCGCAGATGATCGAGCTCATCGCGAAGCTCATCGATCGCGGGCTGGCCTACGAATCCGAGGGATCGGTCTACTACGACATCTCCGAGTTCCCCGAGTATGGCAAGCTCTCGCGGGTGGACCTCGAGCACACCCGGCGCGGGGAGCGCGTGGCCGCCGACGAGTACGATCGTGGGGACGTGCGTGACTTCGCGCTCTGGAAGGCGGCCAAGCCGGAGGACGAGAAGGTGGGCGCCGTGTGGGACACGCCGTGGGGACCGGGCCGTCCGGGCTGGCACATCGAGTGCTCGGCGATGAGCATGCACGAGCTGGGGGAGACCTTCGACATCCACGGCGGCGGGGTGGATCTCCTCTTCCCGCACCACGAGGACGAGATCGCCCAGTCCGAAGGCGCCACGGGCAAACCGTTTGCCCGCTACTGGCTGCACTCCGAGTTCCTGCAGGTGGACGGCGAGAAGATGGCCAAGTCCGCCGGGAACATCTACACCCTGGAGGAGCTGGTGGAGCAGGGGGCGCGGCCGTCCTCGATTCGTTACGTCTTCCTGACGGCGCACTATCGGACCAAGCTCAATTTTACCTGGGAGGCGCTCGAGGCCGGGGCCGAGTCGGTCCGGCGGCTCTGGTCGACCTACGAGCGGCTGCGCCGCGAGCATCCGCGCTCCCCGCACCCGCGCGCGCACGACGAGCCGCGCCTGCACGAGGCGGCTTCGCGGGCCCTCACCGACTTCACCCAGGCCATGGACGACGACCTGAACACCAGCGTCGCCCTGTCCGCGGTGTGGGGACTCGTGCGGGAGATCAACAGCCGCCTGGATGAGCTGGGAACCCAGCCGATCACGGATGCGGAGGCGCAGACGGCGCTGGATGCGCTCGAGCGGATGGACTCCGTGCTGAACATCATCGGCCTCGCCTCGCGCGAGCAGGAGTCGCGGGTGAGCGCCGAGCTGGAGGCCTGGATCGAGGAGCGCCTCGCGGCGCGGCAGGAGGCCCGCAAAGCGCGAGATTTCGCCCTCGCCGACCGCATCCGCGACGAGATCGCGGCCCGCGGCGTCGTTCTCGAGGATACGCCTACCGGCACGCGGTGGAAGGTGATAAACTGAGGAGTTAGAAGCTAGAAGCTAGAATGGTTGTTCGTGCAGCGCTGGTGTAGCTCAGCTGGCAGAGCACCCGCCTTGTAAGCGGGCGGTCGTGGGTTCGAGTCCCACCACCAGCTTGTTTTGGGCATTCTTTTGGAGGGCTGGGGCCAGAAGCCAACGAATTCTAGCTTCTAGCTTCTAGCTTCTAGCTTCTAGCCGGTCCGCCGGAGCCGCGGTGCCAGCGGGCAGGGATTCCAACTCCTAACTCCTCACCTTACCCGAAGTGCCCATGCGCCGGCGTGCTTCCGTCGGCTTGCCTGAGCTTGTCGGCGCTGTAGAATACTCTTGCTTCTGACCTCTGACTTTCGAGCTCGAGCTCCATCGTCTGCATCCCAAGACTTCATCGGCCCCATCGAGGCTGACGTTCAATTAGTCGTTCAGCGGAAGAAATCACCGGCGCGAAGCTCCGCTTCGAGCTTGCTGGTCCGCCCGCCCCCTGGCGAGCATCCGATCGCGCCCCCGGTCAGCTCAGTCGGGCTGACGCACCAGGAGATATAGAAGAAGAAGGTAGAACAACATTCCAGTTCCTCACTTCTAGCTTCTAACTTCTATTTAGCAACAAGTTTAGCACTCCCCGCCACCCCCACAACCTTGGAGCGATGAACGTCCTTCGTTCGCCAATCACCCTCGTACTCCTCCTCAGCCTGAGCACCGGCTGCTCGGACAGTGTCCTGGACCTCAACCCGCAGGATCAGGTGTCGGATGACGCCGTCTGGAGCGACCCAGCTCTGGCGAAAGCTTTCCTCTTCGACATCTATCGAGGGGTGGGTCACGGGTACAACGGAACCACCCTGTGGGTGCTCACCGACGACGGTCACAACACCCGCGGCGGGGATGTTTCCGATCACAACCTGTCGAACGTCTCGCCCTCCGACCTGCAAGCGATGGGAGGCTCTCGTTTCTCCCACTATCGCTGGGGAGATCTCTATAAGAGCATCCGCAACGCCAACATCTTCATCACGGAGATCGAGAAGGCCGATTTCCCGGAGGCGGAAGCGAACCAGATGAAGGGGGAGGCGCTGTTCCTGCGCGCCTACTTCTATCACAACCTGCTGCGGGTCTTCGGGGGCGTGCCGCTGATCACCGAGGTCTACGGCCTCAACGACGACTACCGGGTAGCCCGTAACTCCTTCGCCGAGGTGGTGGACCAGATCGTCTCCGACCTGGACCAGGCGGCGGCCCTGCTGCCGCTGGAGTACCCGGCCTCGGAGCTCGGCCGCATCACGAAGGGTGCAGCGCTGGCCCTCAAGGCGCGCGTGCTCCTCTATGCGGCCAGCGATCTCTACCAGACGAACCCGAGCGGGATGCCGGAGACCGGCTATACCGGCGGGACCGACCGCACCGCCTACTGGCGCGCGGCCAAGGACGCCGCCAAGGCGGTGATCGACCTGGGCATCTACAGCCTCTACGGGGGCGACGCCTCCACGCCCGAGGAGGGCACCGAAAACTACGCCAATCTCTTCCTGACCAAGGTCAACCCGGAGTTCATCTTCGTCCGCTATTTCCTCCCCCACCGCGACGACATTCCCAACGTGGGGCGGTACGTGGGGCCGAACGGTTACCACAACTGGGGGTCGAACACGCCGACGCAGAACCTGATCGACGCCTATCGGATGGTGGACGGCACGCCATTCGATTGGTCGAATCCGGAGCACGCCGCCGCGCCATACGAGAACCGCGATCCGCGCTTCTACGCGAGCATCCAGTACGACGGCGCGCGCTGGGTGAAGCGTCCTGCGGATGTGATCCACCTCGATACGGCCGGGATCATCCAGACCTTCCGGACCCTGACGCTGCCCGATGGCAGCACGCTGCCCGGGCTGGACACCCGCTACGGTCCCGTCGAGGACTGGAACGGGACCTACTCCGGGTACTATCTGCGCAAGCAGGTCGACCCGACCGTGGATCACCAGTTCGTCTCCCAGGATGTGCCCTGGGTGTTCATCCGCTACGCCGAGGTGCTGCTCAACTACGCGGAGGCCTCCATCGAGCTGAA is a genomic window of Longimicrobiaceae bacterium containing:
- a CDS encoding YihY/virulence factor BrkB family protein, with product MSQIGSPAPGRQLLTAALGALARLFDGTRDFVGRVYRKAGQDDIFFLAGGIAFNIVLGAVPFLLLLITLFGYVLRTQVADPQQAAIDYVFTILPPSPSLERWVREQIGTLMEDLPGFGVLGSVLLVWVSTRLIGSLRSALRNVFDVQEERGIIGGKIFDAKMVVVAGSLFVANTVITVLLEAVQTYGIEFLGLGEGGIVRTLQVLTAQLLAYAFIFLMFLLIYRYLPARRIPWRISLVSALFSSVAFELLKSAFAWYVAYVANYRTTYGYFASLVVLMFWIYYSAVVFVLGGEVGQIYETNRIRRRQRELLD
- the pyrF gene encoding orotidine-5'-phosphate decarboxylase, coding for MNADSSGHFPSAAAPRAAVPILALDVPSAEEAFALVERVPRADFVKVGLQLFTAEGPAVVRQLRARGRRVFLDLKLHDIPNTVAGAVESAAKLGVDLLTVHASGGEVMLRAAVEAAERALEPPQLLAVTVLTSFSAEGLGQAWGREALDVEREVVRLATLARDAGIPGVVASVREVTPIRAALGHSLRILTPGIRLAGDAPGDQTRIATPAEAVRLGSDYLVIGRTVTAAPDPAAAFDRVLAELEGLSVEARSG
- a CDS encoding L,D-transpeptidase translates to MMGRSLRLAALVAALSALPAVASAQGLPGAPLALAHGVEREGAARYRDPPVNVEGRYVVISLDEHRLYMMEDERVIWSTPVGTGTGTRLEGAGQKWDFSTPRGMFRVQYKEKEPVWRVPVWAFVERGEPIPPPDSPKWNEPGMLGTTALYLEEDIAVHGTNFPELLGQPVSHGCIRMSNEAARRLYHEAPVGTPVIIY
- a CDS encoding N-acetylmuramoyl-L-alanine amidase; this translates as MRTRGLDRLLAGLLAVLASLPPGAALAQAGDEAKPLVVIDAGHGGVDPGARGPNGTREKDITLRVARALAEELRRSGDFDVRMTRTSDTLIALRDRTRMANRWRAEGGNGDRPAVFISIHANAHRDRGTRGFETYFLSDAKTADAARVAAMENAAQQYEAQESAPADDLSFILTDLRQNRYVHESSSWAEMIQRRLSAMHPGPNRGVKQAGFVVLDGAFMPAVLVELGFITNSREERMLADRDIQRELASRLAASVRDYFDRYLAISGTSAP
- the cysS gene encoding cysteine--tRNA ligase, whose translation is MRSGSSTTQQPHMLHFFNSLTRRREEFVPLEPGRVGMYVCGPTIYAPPHIGNLRTFFFADILHRYLEFRGYEVRFVMNLTDVDDKTIAGAVRAGVSLREHTEPFARILFENFDALGIARADVYPRATEYVPQMIELIAKLIDRGLAYESEGSVYYDISEFPEYGKLSRVDLEHTRRGERVAADEYDRGDVRDFALWKAAKPEDEKVGAVWDTPWGPGRPGWHIECSAMSMHELGETFDIHGGGVDLLFPHHEDEIAQSEGATGKPFARYWLHSEFLQVDGEKMAKSAGNIYTLEELVEQGARPSSIRYVFLTAHYRTKLNFTWEALEAGAESVRRLWSTYERLRREHPRSPHPRAHDEPRLHEAASRALTDFTQAMDDDLNTSVALSAVWGLVREINSRLDELGTQPITDAEAQTALDALERMDSVLNIIGLASREQESRVSAELEAWIEERLAARQEARKARDFALADRIRDEIAARGVVLEDTPTGTRWKVIN
- a CDS encoding RagB/SusD family nutrient uptake outer membrane protein; the protein is MNVLRSPITLVLLLSLSTGCSDSVLDLNPQDQVSDDAVWSDPALAKAFLFDIYRGVGHGYNGTTLWVLTDDGHNTRGGDVSDHNLSNVSPSDLQAMGGSRFSHYRWGDLYKSIRNANIFITEIEKADFPEAEANQMKGEALFLRAYFYHNLLRVFGGVPLITEVYGLNDDYRVARNSFAEVVDQIVSDLDQAAALLPLEYPASELGRITKGAALALKARVLLYAASDLYQTNPSGMPETGYTGGTDRTAYWRAAKDAAKAVIDLGIYSLYGGDASTPEEGTENYANLFLTKVNPEFIFVRYFLPHRDDIPNVGRYVGPNGYHNWGSNTPTQNLIDAYRMVDGTPFDWSNPEHAAAPYENRDPRFYASIQYDGARWVKRPADVIHLDTAGIIQTFRTLTLPDGSTLPGLDTRYGPVEDWNGTYSGYYLRKQVDPTVDHQFVSQDVPWVFIRYAEVLLNYAEASIELNELDDALWAINQIRRRSGMPELSASLGQDALREEYRNERRVELAFEEHRFFDVRRWMIAPEVMDENAHGIEITVKATDPLRRSTYYDYTYKIIDVEERHWDDRMYFLPISRDELNRNDALVQNPGY
- the smpB gene encoding SsrA-binding protein SmpB, translated to MPADTARPNTHIVARNRRARHEYEVLEKYEAGIVLTGTEVKSLRAGKANLQDAYARFDRGELWLYNLHISPYEQGSRFNHDPLRPRKLLLQKRELRKLVGQVEQQGLTLVPLDIYFRRGLAKLTLALVRGKKLHDKREDLRRRAAEREMERAYKGS